A window of the Gossypium hirsutum isolate 1008001.06 chromosome A05, Gossypium_hirsutum_v2.1, whole genome shotgun sequence genome harbors these coding sequences:
- the LOC107952703 gene encoding uncharacterized protein isoform X2 — MASNTKTLLHFEDLALPSVLFGLRFSSLTMLKQNSVGLRMGQVSKVVEVEGLEIYCSICKDAAKDLSLSNTGGSESWFNSHSVGDKSEHIVEPFNVSLPLLVCKFYWSFLILLLKIYPYLNFIVVSM, encoded by the exons ATGGCATCGAATACAAAAACTCTCTTGCATTTCGAGGATCTGGCTCTCCCTTCG GTTTTATTTGGTTTAAGATTCTCTAGCTTGACAATGTTAAAGCAAAATTCGGTTGG GCTGAGAATGGGTCAGGTGAGCAAAGTTGTGGAGGTTGAAGGTTTGGAAATTTATTGTAGCATCTGCAAGGATGCTGCCAAGGATTTGAGCTTGAGCAATACTGGGGGTTCTGAATCCTGGTTCAATTCACACAGTGTTGGTGATAAGTCTGAACATATAGTAGAACCATTCAATGTATCACTGCCACTTTTGGTATGCAAATTTTATTGGAGCTTTTTAATTCTTCTGCTCAAGATTTATCCCTATTTGAATTTCATTGTAGTCTCTATGTAA
- the LOC107952703 gene encoding uncharacterized protein isoform X1, with amino-acid sequence MASNTKTLLHFEDLALPSEQVLFGLRFSSLTMLKQNSVGLRMGQVSKVVEVEGLEIYCSICKDAAKDLSLSNTGGSESWFNSHSVGDKSEHIVEPFNVSLPLLVCKFYWSFLILLLKIYPYLNFIVVSM; translated from the exons ATGGCATCGAATACAAAAACTCTCTTGCATTTCGAGGATCTGGCTCTCCCTTCG GAGCAGGTTTTATTTGGTTTAAGATTCTCTAGCTTGACAATGTTAAAGCAAAATTCGGTTGG GCTGAGAATGGGTCAGGTGAGCAAAGTTGTGGAGGTTGAAGGTTTGGAAATTTATTGTAGCATCTGCAAGGATGCTGCCAAGGATTTGAGCTTGAGCAATACTGGGGGTTCTGAATCCTGGTTCAATTCACACAGTGTTGGTGATAAGTCTGAACATATAGTAGAACCATTCAATGTATCACTGCCACTTTTGGTATGCAAATTTTATTGGAGCTTTTTAATTCTTCTGCTCAAGATTTATCCCTATTTGAATTTCATTGTAGTCTCTATGTAA
- the LOC107952703 gene encoding uncharacterized protein isoform X3 — protein MASNTKTLLHFEDLALPSEQVLFGLRFSSLTMLKQNSVGLRMGQVSKVVEVEGLEIYCSICKDAAKDLSLSNTGGSESWFNSHSVGDKSEHIVEPFNVSLPLLDLPSLGCRGQA, from the exons ATGGCATCGAATACAAAAACTCTCTTGCATTTCGAGGATCTGGCTCTCCCTTCG GAGCAGGTTTTATTTGGTTTAAGATTCTCTAGCTTGACAATGTTAAAGCAAAATTCGGTTGG GCTGAGAATGGGTCAGGTGAGCAAAGTTGTGGAGGTTGAAGGTTTGGAAATTTATTGTAGCATCTGCAAGGATGCTGCCAAGGATTTGAGCTTGAGCAATACTGGGGGTTCTGAATCCTGGTTCAATTCACACAGTGTTGGTGATAAGTCTGAACATATAGTAGAACCATTCAATGTATCACTGCCACTTTTG GATTTGCCCTCTCTTGGATGTCGTGGACAAGCTTAG
- the LOC107960879 gene encoding probable serine/threonine-protein kinase PBL25 → MSCFPCFSSQKSKKESSSRGNPSHKSLSGEPIQSKAPEPKKENLEAEHGNVEAQAFTFRELAAATKNFRQECVLGEGGFGKVYKGTLQGTGQVVAVKQLDRNAVLGDKDFLAEVAKLSHLQHPNLVSLIGYCADGDQRLLIYEFMQEGSVKDHLQGKKAQEKPLEWIPRMKIAYGAAQGLEYLHDKTNPPIIYRDFKSSNVLLDEHLNPKLSDIGLDKLDPSTDKMPLQSRSMGTYGYSAPEYSRSGRLTPISDVYSFGVVLLELITGRRVMDTTKPVDEQNLVAWAQPIFREPKRFPEMADPLLKKRFPERDLNQAVGIAAMCLQDEATARPLMSDVVTALSFLSMAKPESCIPPVSSKPQSQECVDDEKLNKQDSESDNESDQDDDDDEDDDDDDDRSSRSHSRSSSIRSRSMNSYGESRVSRDYSRRYHGSSRSREEISSHGGNVSSRRENRRKSKPSISQDYSQGSQGSSEEDRRKSTKLSSRKSSKSVHGNSSKNRRQSKKVTNNSRSSNGES, encoded by the exons ATGAGTTGTTTCCCTTGTTTCTCATCACAAAAAAGCAAGAAGGAATCCAGTAGCAGAGGGAATCCCAGTCACAAATCTTTATCTGGTGAACCCATTCAGTCAAAAGCACCAG AACCCAAGAAGGAAAACTTGGAGGCAGAACATGGAAACGTAGAGGCTCAAGCATTTACATTCCGTGAGCTAGCCGCCGCCACTAAGAATTTCCGTCAAGAATGTGTGTTGGGTGAAGGTGGTTTCGGTAAAGTTTACAAGGGGACCCTTCAGGGTACTGGCCAG GTTGTTGCTGTGAAACAACTTGACAGGAATGCAGTGCTAGGAGACAAAGATTTTCTTGCTGAGGTTGCCAAACTCAGTCACTTACAACATCCTAATTTGGTGAGTCTCATTGGATATTGTGCTGATGGAGACCAGAGGCTTCTGATTTATGAATTCATGCAGGAGGGTTCTGTAAAAGATCATCtacaag GCAAAAAGGCTCAAGAAAAGCCATTAGAGTGGATTCCCAGGATGAAAATAGCATACGGTGCAGCTCAAGGTCTAGAGTATTTGCATGATAAGACCAATCCTCCAATTATATATCGTGATTTCAAGTCCTCAAACGTTTTGTTGGATGAACATTTGAACCCAAAACTGTCTGATATTGGACTAGACAAGCTTGATCCTTCAACAGACAAGATGCCTTTGCAGTCAAGGTCGATGGGAACTTATGGTTACAGTGCTCCTGAGTATTCAAGATCAGGTAGACTCACGCCTATTTCAGATGTATACAGTTTTGGAGTCGTTCTACTAGAACTTATCACAGGGAGAAGAGTCATGGACACTACCAAACCTGTTGATGAGCAAAACTTAGTTGCCTGG GCACAACCAATATTCAGGGAACCAAAAAGGTTTCCAGAAATGGCGGATCCTTTGCTTAAGAAGCGATTCCCTGAAAGGGACTTGAATCAAGCTGTTGGGATAGCAGCCATGTGTTTGCAAGATGAAGCTACAGCCCGTCCTTTGATGAGTGATGTGGTGACAGCCTTGAGTTTTCTTTCCATGGCCAAACCAGAGAGTTGTATTCCACCTGTTTCATCTAAGCCGCAATCCCAGGAGTGTGTTGATGATGAGAAGCTGAACAAACAAGATAGTGAATCAGATAACGAATCAGATCAGGATGACGATGACGACGAAGACGATGACGATGACGATGACCGCAGTAGCCGTAGCCATAGCCGTAGCAGTAGCATTAGAAGTAGAAGTATGAATAGTTATGGAGAAAGTCGTGTGAGTCGTGATTATAGtagaagatatcatggaagttccCGTTCAAGAGAAGAAATCAGCAGCCATGGAGGAAATGTGTCTTCAAGACGAGAGAACCGCAGAAAATCAAAGCCTTCAATAAGCCAGGACTACAGCCAAGGGTCGCAGGGTTCAAGTGAGGAAGATAGAAGGAAATCAACAAAGTTATCAAGCCGCAAAAGCAGCAAATCGGTGCATGGAAATAGCAGTAAGAACCGTAGGCAATCTAAGAAGGTTACTAACAATTCTCGCAGCAGTAATGGAGAATCATAG